The Geoglobus acetivorans genome window below encodes:
- the cas10 gene encoding type III-A CRISPR-associated protein Cas10/Csm1, with the protein MDGEAELVALGGLLHDIGKFEQRGKTQNRRHQDFGYEFLKKYVERYLKEYGELPLFARYHHRDDLKTFNGSIRLRNLLNIVCEADNISSGERREIEEDAKFRIENPLECVFSSVNLGKGDAKKMYYPLRTYSPESYFHPVISHKNTSEDYGRLFDDFEKEFDTAIKSHSFNHLLHVLEKYTTFIPTMLTENNDISLFDHLKTTSAIALCMYHYHRKQLDEDIEKEIEDRKEKKYLIVGGDISGIQEFIYTITSKGALKYLRSRSLFLELLVEDVVAELIERLELTRANIIFAGGGRFYIITHNTEEAKRIIKDVAMHVNRWLFDRFWGKLYFAVDSVEVNGEELSRFRIGEKSIWEVIGKSLKKKKLRKFLDIAKEGDFIENYIPDSEEFGECDVCKGPRILHNVENNKVCESCREFLLIGGEIPKSDGFARVKGKVMVEVKYTLPFSSFVPIRVDEVDKYNEGLLYLKGHRIETKNSEKLDELGYILLNVGDYYSRDEDKSVKEFDKLAEGACGVKKLAVLRMDVDDLGKIFSIGLKGSDTISRVTTLSRFMNHFFKNCIDLICEGSIPAEVVGETPRIKSGRKRKEVVVVYAGGDDLFIVGAWDHVFELAFEIEGAFRRYVGANPNITISAGYAIFDPKFPLYRMAEITGNREEVAKKDGDVVAKIDGVEIRKKNRIHLGDRGLQKAKSHGTGIAFRESYEWDEFRRIWSEYVTRIYDSGESKLLVRRSAIRRILDARREYLKNPNGFRWSVLLTYYLARIKVEKNGAEKKGSRMIDVVPKLATRDPEKVREKRPQDIYHVDIPLKFVDLAVRGGG; encoded by the coding sequence ATGGACGGTGAAGCTGAACTTGTTGCCCTTGGAGGATTGCTTCACGATATTGGAAAATTTGAGCAGCGAGGCAAGACGCAGAATAGAAGGCATCAGGATTTTGGATACGAGTTTCTCAAAAAGTACGTCGAGAGATACCTGAAAGAATACGGAGAACTTCCGCTATTCGCAAGATACCACCACAGGGACGACCTCAAAACTTTCAACGGAAGTATCAGACTGAGGAACCTCCTTAACATTGTCTGCGAAGCAGATAACATCTCATCTGGAGAGAGAAGAGAAATAGAAGAGGATGCAAAGTTCAGGATTGAAAACCCTCTTGAATGCGTGTTCTCTTCCGTAAACCTTGGAAAAGGAGACGCGAAAAAGATGTACTATCCACTCAGGACGTATTCTCCAGAAAGCTATTTTCATCCAGTTATCTCCCACAAGAACACTTCAGAAGATTACGGGAGACTTTTCGATGACTTCGAGAAAGAATTTGACACCGCGATAAAGAGTCATAGCTTCAACCATCTCCTGCATGTTCTCGAAAAATACACAACATTCATCCCGACAATGCTGACAGAGAACAACGACATCTCCCTTTTCGACCACCTGAAGACTACTTCTGCCATCGCGCTCTGCATGTACCACTACCACAGGAAACAGCTCGATGAAGACATCGAAAAAGAGATAGAAGACAGGAAAGAAAAGAAATACCTGATCGTCGGTGGAGACATTTCTGGAATTCAGGAGTTTATCTACACGATAACAAGCAAAGGGGCGCTGAAATACCTGAGGTCACGGTCACTTTTCCTTGAGCTGCTGGTTGAGGATGTTGTCGCAGAGCTCATCGAAAGGCTGGAGCTGACAAGAGCCAACATCATCTTCGCAGGAGGGGGAAGATTTTACATCATCACACACAACACAGAGGAGGCAAAAAGGATCATCAAAGACGTTGCAATGCACGTCAACAGATGGCTCTTCGACAGGTTCTGGGGAAAGCTGTACTTCGCAGTTGACTCTGTCGAGGTTAATGGCGAGGAACTGAGCAGATTCAGAATTGGCGAAAAGTCCATTTGGGAAGTAATTGGAAAGAGCTTGAAAAAGAAGAAACTGAGGAAGTTTCTGGATATTGCAAAAGAGGGAGACTTTATTGAAAACTACATTCCAGACTCCGAAGAATTCGGGGAGTGTGATGTATGCAAGGGCCCCAGAATTCTCCACAATGTTGAAAACAATAAAGTCTGCGAAAGCTGCAGAGAGTTTCTCCTGATAGGGGGAGAGATCCCCAAATCGGATGGATTTGCGAGAGTTAAGGGCAAAGTGATGGTGGAGGTGAAATACACACTTCCATTTTCATCTTTTGTACCAATCAGGGTGGATGAGGTGGATAAATACAATGAAGGATTATTGTACTTAAAAGGACACAGAATAGAGACGAAGAATTCCGAAAAGCTTGACGAACTTGGTTACATTCTTCTGAATGTTGGAGATTACTATTCCAGAGATGAAGACAAAAGCGTTAAAGAGTTTGACAAACTTGCTGAAGGGGCATGTGGGGTCAAAAAGCTTGCAGTACTTAGAATGGACGTGGACGATCTTGGAAAGATATTCAGCATTGGTTTGAAGGGAAGTGATACCATTTCAAGGGTTACAACACTTTCCAGGTTCATGAATCACTTCTTCAAGAACTGCATAGATCTCATCTGCGAAGGGAGTATTCCTGCCGAAGTTGTTGGAGAGACCCCTAGGATAAAGAGCGGCAGGAAAAGAAAGGAGGTCGTCGTGGTCTACGCTGGAGGAGACGACCTATTTATCGTCGGTGCGTGGGACCATGTTTTTGAGCTGGCATTTGAGATCGAGGGCGCGTTCAGAAGGTACGTCGGCGCGAACCCCAACATCACGATTTCGGCGGGGTACGCGATATTCGACCCCAAGTTTCCGCTCTACAGAATGGCCGAGATTACAGGAAACAGAGAGGAAGTAGCGAAAAAAGATGGCGATGTCGTTGCGAAGATAGATGGAGTTGAAATCAGAAAGAAGAACAGAATCCACCTTGGTGACAGAGGGCTTCAAAAAGCCAAATCTCATGGAACCGGAATCGCGTTCAGGGAATCCTACGAGTGGGACGAGTTCAGGAGGATCTGGTCAGAGTACGTTACCAGAATATACGACAGCGGAGAGTCCAAGCTGCTGGTAAGGAGAAGCGCGATAAGGAGGATTCTCGACGCGAGAAGAGAGTACCTCAAGAACCCGAACGGCTTCAGATGGTCTGTTTTGCTCACGTATTACCTCGCGAGAATAAAGGTCGAGAAGAACGGGGCTGAGAAGAAAGGCAGCAGGATGATTGATGTTGTGCCAAAGCTTGCCACAAGAGATCCGGAAAAAGTCAGAGAGAAGAGGCCACAGGACATATACCATGTGGACATTCCGCTGAAGTTTGTTGACCTTGCTGTTAGAGGAGGTGGTTGA
- the csm2 gene encoding type III-A CRISPR-associated protein Csm2, with amino-acid sequence MADFVELFERGDFVDLGLKIKDEFKKIDDDRAIKKHKKYDAKYDQIIKKLYEKWSPFDKSENFFGLEEWELNRLSFAVAVDSVARGLKTSQIRKILNMSNSIYRKLKNDKEDTFVAMDVAKLSYTLAYSLGRHKRELETLARVLNKAITKLPQKPSKNDYEKVHNFLQAVLAYHRLLGGSD; translated from the coding sequence ATGGCAGATTTTGTGGAGCTGTTTGAGAGGGGAGATTTTGTAGATCTGGGTTTGAAAATCAAAGATGAGTTTAAGAAAATAGACGATGACAGGGCAATCAAGAAACACAAAAAATACGATGCTAAGTACGACCAAATTATAAAAAAATTGTACGAAAAATGGAGTCCTTTTGACAAGTCAGAGAATTTCTTCGGACTTGAAGAATGGGAATTGAACAGACTCTCTTTTGCCGTTGCTGTAGATTCGGTGGCTCGAGGGTTAAAAACGAGTCAGATCAGAAAAATTCTCAACATGTCGAATTCAATATATCGAAAATTGAAAAACGACAAAGAAGATACCTTTGTGGCCATGGATGTAGCTAAGCTTAGCTATACACTGGCTTACTCCTTAGGACGCCATAAAAGAGAGCTTGAAACTTTAGCTAGAGTTCTCAACAAGGCGATCACCAAATTGCCACAAAAACCCAGTAAAAACGACTATGAGAAAGTACATAACTTCTTGCAAGCCGTTTTGGCATATCACAGGCTATTAGGGGGGAGTGATTAA
- the csm3 gene encoding type III-A CRISPR-associated RAMP protein Csm3, which yields MGEIILGKIILKGKIKLKTGLHIGAQTEAIEIGGVDNPILKDPNTGMPYIPGSSLKGKLRSLFEKDKINDYPPELRGPPPKDEKDKSKYFLNRNIGTSSNPIWIHVHEEYDTAKTCEICRLFGSSGKTNYPSRTIFRDAHLINEKSLEEVIEIKTETAIDRITSAANPRPMERVVPGAEFEFEIVYNIENQDEKREDIKNLISLMKTLEDDYLGGSGSRGYGKVEFRITKVVERSREYYLKGEAERELLSSESGLRPEEAVSQIMEAL from the coding sequence ATGGGTGAAATAATTTTGGGTAAGATTATTCTGAAGGGCAAGATAAAACTCAAAACCGGACTGCACATTGGTGCTCAAACTGAGGCTATCGAGATTGGAGGTGTGGATAATCCGATTCTGAAGGACCCAAATACGGGAATGCCCTACATTCCCGGATCATCTCTGAAGGGCAAGTTAAGGAGTCTCTTTGAAAAAGATAAGATTAATGACTATCCTCCCGAACTGAGAGGTCCGCCTCCAAAAGATGAAAAAGACAAAAGCAAGTACTTTTTAAATAGAAATATAGGCACATCAAGCAATCCAATCTGGATACACGTACACGAAGAATACGATACAGCTAAAACCTGTGAGATTTGTCGGCTGTTTGGTAGCTCCGGGAAAACGAACTACCCATCAAGAACCATTTTTAGAGATGCTCACCTGATAAACGAGAAAAGTCTGGAAGAAGTCATAGAGATCAAGACCGAGACCGCAATTGACAGAATAACTTCTGCCGCAAATCCCAGACCGATGGAGAGAGTGGTTCCAGGGGCTGAATTTGAGTTTGAAATAGTTTACAACATCGAAAATCAGGATGAAAAGAGAGAGGACATTAAAAACCTCATCAGTCTGATGAAAACGCTTGAAGACGATTATCTCGGAGGTTCAGGATCTAGGGGGTACGGAAAGGTGGAGTTCAGAATCACTAAAGTCGTTGAGAGGTCACGGGAATACTACCTGAAAGGCGAAGCGGAAAGGGAGCTCCTGAGCAGCGAAAGTGGTCTGAGGCCAGAGGAGGCTGTTAGTCAGATTATGGAAGCGCTATGA
- the csm4 gene encoding type III-A CRISPR-associated RAMP protein Csm4 translates to MRVGEAGLGLERTGEILRSDTLFGAIANALSRLNEDVEEFVSRVRNGELRFSSCFPFKNGTYYLPAPHLPLEKKWRFLPLDDFEKVISGNVSEVGDNDKMDFMKKVEIPKVVLDRTTSNSGIYYLTALKFKENSGLYFLVDGRDGLIEIALKYLQDEGIGGKRTWGLGKFEVGDDEIKIREDGNCYVTLSLTYPRDLESVVYWKPLVRSGWINSRKATLRKPKVIMASEGSVFRRAEEGELVNLSIAYTDLPPLAGHEVWVNGKSFLIRTVVTDEA, encoded by the coding sequence GTGAGAGTGGGCGAGGCGGGATTGGGTCTCGAGAGAACAGGGGAGATCTTACGCTCCGACACACTTTTTGGAGCGATAGCAAACGCTCTCAGCAGATTGAACGAGGATGTGGAAGAGTTCGTCAGCAGGGTTCGCAATGGAGAGCTGAGGTTCAGCTCGTGCTTTCCGTTCAAAAACGGGACTTACTACCTGCCGGCACCTCACCTGCCATTGGAGAAAAAGTGGAGGTTTCTGCCCCTTGACGATTTCGAAAAAGTCATTTCAGGAAACGTTTCTGAGGTCGGTGATAACGACAAAATGGATTTCATGAAAAAGGTGGAAATCCCGAAGGTTGTTCTGGACAGAACGACATCAAATTCCGGAATCTACTATTTAACAGCCCTTAAGTTCAAAGAAAATTCCGGCCTGTACTTCCTGGTGGATGGAAGGGATGGTCTGATCGAGATTGCTCTGAAGTACCTGCAGGATGAGGGGATTGGAGGTAAAAGGACATGGGGACTCGGGAAATTCGAGGTGGGAGATGACGAGATAAAAATTCGAGAAGACGGAAACTGCTACGTCACCCTTTCCTTAACATACCCGAGAGACCTCGAAAGCGTTGTTTACTGGAAACCTCTTGTCAGGAGCGGGTGGATAAACTCGCGAAAAGCGACACTCAGGAAGCCAAAGGTAATCATGGCCTCAGAGGGTTCGGTTTTCAGGAGAGCCGAGGAGGGAGAGCTGGTGAACCTCAGTATCGCCTACACCGACCTCCCACCTCTCGCTGGTCATGAGGTGTGGGTGAACGGAAAGTCGTTTCTGATCAGGACGGTGGTCACAGATGAGGCTTGA
- the csm5 gene encoding type III-A CRISPR-associated RAMP protein Csm5, with amino-acid sequence MRLEILTPTHIGSGDKYLAIDYVIKRDRVIFIDSMKFFEEIEKMGFDAVDVASKIGRGEKSIEDYVSNISKIKVREAPFFGRFARKEILMHIRTCGKPYIPGSSIKGAIRTAFLWKEVKENRSLLDWTIHQIKNELRGKRYLQRKDLTKLDDNLERKVFRKTNLSGKDGDPKNDLLRALRISDSAFFDSCSVYQINYLGMRNFSVLAECVDSGQKTEVEIDVDEFTLQYLNQKVDLDSIASASREFAEEVVKAETSRGYPEEVKREFRNVLEAKGIILRIGWGTGWYSSTIGTLLKTHPEFEGLRRKLGLGRNPRTNRFSRNFPLIRRVTSDNKPLGWVSIHD; translated from the coding sequence ATGAGGCTTGAGATTCTCACACCAACTCACATAGGTTCGGGAGACAAATATCTTGCAATAGACTATGTGATAAAGAGAGACAGAGTCATATTTATTGACTCAATGAAATTTTTCGAGGAAATCGAGAAAATGGGGTTTGATGCCGTAGATGTAGCAAGTAAGATAGGCAGAGGTGAAAAATCTATAGAGGATTACGTCAGCAATATATCCAAGATAAAGGTGCGTGAAGCTCCCTTTTTCGGCCGATTTGCAAGGAAAGAAATTCTGATGCACATAAGAACTTGTGGAAAACCCTACATCCCCGGATCGTCTATAAAGGGAGCGATAAGGACTGCATTCCTCTGGAAAGAGGTTAAAGAAAACAGGAGCCTTCTCGATTGGACAATACATCAAATTAAAAACGAGTTAAGGGGAAAAAGATACCTCCAGAGGAAAGACCTGACAAAGCTTGACGATAATCTTGAGAGGAAAGTATTCAGGAAAACAAACCTGTCCGGTAAGGACGGAGATCCGAAAAACGACCTTCTGAGGGCTTTGAGAATAAGTGACTCGGCGTTTTTTGATAGCTGCAGCGTTTACCAAATTAACTATCTTGGAATGAGAAACTTCAGCGTGCTTGCAGAGTGTGTGGATAGCGGGCAGAAGACTGAAGTTGAAATAGATGTGGATGAATTTACACTGCAGTATTTAAACCAGAAAGTGGACTTGGACAGTATCGCTTCTGCATCGAGAGAGTTCGCCGAAGAGGTGGTTAAAGCCGAAACGAGTCGCGGTTATCCTGAAGAGGTAAAACGGGAGTTCAGAAACGTTCTGGAAGCAAAGGGCATAATTCTCAGGATTGGGTGGGGAACCGGCTGGTACTCGTCAACAATCGGAACGCTGCTCAAAACTCACCCTGAATTTGAGGGGCTTAGAAGGAAGCTCGGACTCGGCAGAAATCCCAGGACAAATAGGTTCAGCAGAAACTTTCCACTCATAAGGAGAGTCACTTCCGACAACAAGCCTCTGGGCTGGGTTTCGATTCATGACTGA
- the cas6 gene encoding CRISPR-associated endoribonuclease Cas6: protein MTDFVRVEIEFEALESKRFRMYSGAYVRGFVYWVLGRMDRAFAERLHSSRGISPFSVTPVMLNDYPVSSLEEGKEYRFSITFFVPEIGEALRDYLISANSVYFTAVENPLRRVRVRYVDMGSLEEGPTTKFRVDFVSPCYFRMPSNSYRFVPMPMPELMFRSLARLYSAFIEEVPADYRRWLDEGGIAVSGLKIETEKVLLKKSKWAAGFTGWVNFSMPDDLYSEQHARLTAKLLRFGEYSNVGGGRTSGLGVMRCKIVE from the coding sequence ATGACTGATTTCGTCAGAGTTGAGATTGAGTTTGAGGCGCTGGAGAGCAAGAGGTTCAGGATGTACTCCGGCGCCTATGTTAGGGGTTTTGTTTACTGGGTACTGGGGAGAATGGATAGAGCCTTTGCTGAAAGACTGCACTCAAGCAGGGGCATCTCTCCATTCTCCGTCACACCGGTGATGCTGAACGATTATCCGGTGAGCAGCCTTGAGGAGGGAAAAGAATACCGCTTCTCCATCACCTTTTTCGTTCCCGAAATAGGGGAGGCGCTCAGGGACTACCTGATCTCTGCCAACAGCGTGTACTTCACTGCCGTGGAAAATCCGCTCAGAAGGGTGAGAGTGAGGTACGTGGACATGGGATCCCTGGAAGAAGGGCCAACCACCAAATTCAGGGTTGACTTCGTATCTCCGTGCTACTTCAGAATGCCCTCAAACAGCTACAGATTCGTTCCCATGCCGATGCCAGAGCTCATGTTCAGGAGTCTTGCGAGGCTCTACTCTGCATTCATTGAGGAGGTTCCGGCAGATTACAGGCGGTGGCTTGATGAGGGCGGTATTGCAGTTTCAGGACTCAAAATTGAAACAGAGAAGGTTCTGCTGAAAAAGAGTAAGTGGGCGGCTGGCTTCACAGGATGGGTGAACTTCTCCATGCCTGACGACCTGTACTCCGAACAGCATGCCAGGCTGACGGCAAAGCTCCTGAGATTTGGAGAGTATTCAAACGTGGGTGGGGGAAGGACTTCTGGACTGGGAGTGATGAGGTGCAAAATTGTCGAATGA
- a CDS encoding type B DNA-directed DNA polymerase — protein sequence MLILDVYSARKGVNLWLKGKKARKRYIRHDDSFLIHFPDKHKHSELIEGLETRYRVEETTFRTIFGEKEGYRVFAPKKVARIIETQAPEAEIYNADIRREMEYLATRGLSCLTEPFQDRFDLSIPELKIFECRVGFDDSLNPSRITSIESRQFSVEGREKVIIEEFMSFTDSFDPDVILMENADIAARMMFEKCREYGIDFTLSRGKFRFLKENSYYSYGAVKHRKSALIPEGRILVDTTSFAFREYGLKGILFTSRLTGLSANLTSRFTPGTLISSYEVYEALKRGIAVPFRKRDAEKPRKIEELRKNDKGGLILQPEPGVYENVSQIDFTSMYPAIIVKYNLSPESIGNGRKGFLSTILKPLLELRIQTKRMKKLNPDVAGIDAALKWMLVTCFGYTGFRNAKFGSITVHERITAIGREILLESMRLAEESGTEVIHAMVDSIFVRNSNGSLKERIEKETGLLAEEDRYHWIAFLPKKDGFGAPARYYGLLENGEMKLRGVMARRRDTPEFIRKAQLEMFDLLRKASTIEELAKLENNLNAIYRRYFLAMKYADPEEFFIRKRISRTSYSKNSLEASAVKEMKRAGVKLSPGMEIEYVVVDFSKKIVSVRNPESIDVEYYRKLLEKAYREVEFAVRNALSSPS from the coding sequence ATGCTGATTCTGGACGTTTATTCAGCAAGGAAGGGAGTGAACCTGTGGCTGAAGGGAAAGAAGGCAAGGAAGAGATACATCAGGCATGATGACTCATTCCTGATTCACTTTCCCGATAAGCATAAGCATTCAGAGCTGATAGAAGGTCTCGAAACAAGATACAGGGTTGAGGAGACAACATTCAGAACCATCTTTGGAGAGAAGGAAGGATACAGGGTTTTTGCTCCGAAAAAGGTTGCGAGAATCATAGAAACCCAGGCTCCTGAGGCAGAAATCTACAACGCAGATATACGCAGGGAGATGGAATACCTCGCCACAAGAGGACTTTCCTGTCTTACCGAGCCATTTCAGGACCGATTCGATTTGAGCATTCCAGAGCTGAAAATATTTGAATGCAGGGTTGGATTTGATGATTCTCTGAATCCTTCCCGCATAACCTCAATTGAGAGCAGGCAGTTCAGCGTGGAGGGGAGGGAAAAGGTCATCATCGAGGAGTTCATGAGCTTCACTGACTCGTTTGATCCTGATGTTATCCTGATGGAGAATGCGGACATAGCAGCGAGAATGATGTTCGAGAAATGCAGGGAATACGGAATCGACTTTACTCTTTCAAGGGGTAAGTTCAGGTTCCTGAAGGAGAACAGCTACTACAGCTATGGAGCGGTGAAACATCGAAAGAGTGCGTTAATTCCTGAGGGAAGGATTCTGGTTGATACGACTTCATTTGCATTCAGGGAGTACGGGTTGAAGGGGATTCTCTTCACCTCCAGACTTACGGGATTATCTGCAAATCTCACTTCCCGCTTCACCCCTGGCACGCTGATCTCCAGCTATGAAGTATATGAAGCACTGAAAAGAGGGATAGCCGTCCCCTTCAGAAAGAGGGATGCTGAAAAACCAAGGAAGATTGAAGAGCTGAGGAAGAACGACAAGGGAGGATTGATCCTCCAGCCCGAGCCGGGAGTTTATGAGAATGTTTCTCAGATAGATTTTACCTCAATGTATCCCGCCATAATCGTGAAGTATAATTTAAGCCCTGAATCGATTGGAAATGGAAGAAAAGGCTTTCTCTCCACAATTCTGAAACCGTTGCTTGAACTCAGAATACAGACAAAGAGGATGAAGAAGTTAAACCCTGATGTTGCGGGCATTGATGCTGCTCTGAAATGGATGCTCGTTACCTGCTTTGGATATACAGGTTTCAGGAATGCCAAGTTCGGCAGCATAACAGTGCACGAGAGGATAACTGCGATAGGAAGAGAAATTCTGCTTGAAAGCATGAGATTGGCTGAAGAGAGTGGCACTGAAGTTATCCATGCGATGGTTGACAGCATTTTTGTCAGAAACTCAAACGGCAGCCTCAAAGAAAGGATAGAAAAAGAAACAGGATTGCTTGCCGAGGAGGACAGGTATCACTGGATAGCATTTCTTCCAAAGAAGGATGGCTTTGGGGCTCCTGCCCGCTACTATGGCCTGCTCGAGAATGGCGAGATGAAGCTGAGGGGAGTGATGGCAAGGAGGAGGGACACTCCTGAGTTCATCAGGAAGGCACAGCTGGAGATGTTTGATTTGCTGAGAAAAGCGAGTACAATTGAAGAGCTTGCCAAGCTTGAGAATAATCTGAATGCAATTTATCGCAGATATTTTCTGGCCATGAAGTATGCAGACCCAGAAGAGTTCTTCATCAGAAAGAGAATAAGCAGAACGTCCTACTCTAAAAACTCTCTTGAAGCTTCGGCAGTAAAGGAGATGAAGAGGGCGGGCGTGAAGCTTTCTCCCGGAATGGAGATAGAATACGTGGTTGTTGATTTTAGTAAGAAGATTGTTTCAGTCAGGAATCCAGAAAGTATTGATGTTGAATACTACAGAAAACTGCTTGAGAAGGCATACAGGGAGGTTGAGTTTGCTGTCAGAAACGCTCTCTCCTCTCCTTCATGA
- a CDS encoding PIN domain-containing protein, which translates to MKVFIDVNVFMDVLERRRGWKASLAVIQLVRNGKIEGYVSALTPPIIYFLRARYTDEDRARGDARRVLREFRIVPLTEEIVLKSYEESRIDDFEDCIQFYSALHNAEVFITRNIRDFEAVRDEMAVMTPEEFMKERRERF; encoded by the coding sequence ATGAAGGTCTTTATAGACGTAAACGTCTTCATGGACGTTCTCGAAAGGAGGAGAGGCTGGAAGGCGAGTTTAGCTGTTATTCAACTCGTCAGAAATGGCAAAATTGAGGGTTACGTTTCTGCACTCACTCCACCTATAATATACTTTCTGAGGGCCAGATACACCGATGAAGATAGGGCAAGGGGAGACGCCAGAAGAGTTCTGAGGGAATTCAGAATCGTTCCGCTAACGGAAGAGATTGTTCTTAAATCCTATGAAGAATCACGAATTGACGATTTTGAGGACTGTATACAGTTCTATTCTGCACTCCATAATGCTGAAGTCTTCATCACCAGGAACATCAGGGACTTTGAAGCAGTCAGGGATGAGATGGCGGTCATGACTCCCGAGGAGTTCATGAAGGAGAGGAGAGAGCGTTTCTGA
- a CDS encoding nucleotidyltransferase domain-containing protein: MPSSSAKPIRLRDFVRVGDLYFSVVGYRNEKRVRCFLRYAPGKGGRFKDGKEYRKLSHAEAIEAGREFFSPSEGIFRVDYSRIDEVFKPEERLMDVMDAEVEKVVSFFSGIPENQMGVTGSRLIGLKSNESDVDFIIYGKYWFEGREKIKKGIERKKLLEPDSDTWEFIYRKRKPPLSYDAFIAHERRKYHRAFIGNTYFDLLYVRGYGELDKPIPEKTGEKLGKMKVIAEVTDDTSIFDYPAYYPIDHEKIKAVLSYTHTYAGQVFKGEVAEAYGVLEEINGDYYLIVGTTRETDDEYLVSKTLLERAGVKEYLNQNFY, encoded by the coding sequence ATGCCCAGTTCATCCGCTAAACCCATCCGGCTCAGAGATTTTGTCAGAGTGGGAGACCTCTATTTTTCAGTAGTTGGCTACAGGAACGAAAAAAGAGTGAGGTGCTTTCTGAGGTACGCCCCCGGGAAGGGCGGCAGGTTTAAGGATGGCAAAGAATACAGAAAACTGAGCCATGCAGAGGCGATTGAAGCGGGCAGGGAATTTTTTTCTCCTTCAGAGGGGATATTCAGGGTTGATTACAGCAGAATAGACGAGGTTTTCAAACCCGAAGAAAGGTTAATGGACGTCATGGACGCAGAGGTTGAAAAGGTGGTCTCATTTTTCTCGGGAATCCCAGAAAACCAGATGGGAGTTACAGGATCAAGACTCATAGGTCTGAAGAGCAATGAAAGTGATGTCGACTTCATAATCTACGGAAAATACTGGTTTGAAGGCAGAGAAAAAATAAAAAAAGGCATTGAGAGAAAGAAACTCCTTGAACCCGACAGCGACACCTGGGAATTCATATACCGGAAGCGAAAGCCGCCATTATCCTACGATGCATTTATTGCACACGAAAGAAGAAAATATCACCGGGCGTTTATCGGAAACACGTATTTCGATCTGCTCTATGTGAGAGGATACGGCGAGCTGGACAAACCAATCCCGGAAAAAACCGGCGAAAAGCTGGGAAAGATGAAGGTGATCGCAGAGGTCACTGACGATACATCAATTTTCGATTATCCCGCATACTATCCAATAGACCACGAAAAAATAAAGGCAGTACTCAGCTACACTCACACCTACGCAGGCCAGGTTTTTAAAGGAGAGGTGGCCGAAGCTTACGGTGTCTTAGAGGAAATTAACGGAGATTACTACCTCATAGTGGGAACGACAAGAGAGACCGACGATGAGTACCTCGTCTCAAAAACCCTGCTCGAGAGGGCTGGGGTGAAAGAGTATCTTAACCAAAATTTTTATTAA
- a CDS encoding HVO_0476 family zinc finger protein: MIREIFCDTCKDETPHRLINPSKNLFQCEVCNSVTEYKKEKKIEIRAIISKDDYSERGKIEVGPSETLTVGEEIVVETGEGYRLGEITSLELKNGKRVDVAGVEDIETVWLRDVGEVKVRFSLHKGAVTTAYEIFTPGEVEFSVGEVIPIEGRKYRITRIKLINGGLLRKDGRIAKAKEIRRIYAQFIR, translated from the coding sequence ATGATAAGAGAGATATTCTGCGATACGTGTAAAGACGAAACCCCACACAGGCTCATAAATCCCTCAAAAAATCTTTTTCAGTGTGAAGTCTGCAACAGCGTTACAGAATATAAAAAAGAGAAAAAAATTGAGATCAGAGCAATTATCAGCAAGGACGATTACTCGGAAAGAGGGAAGATTGAAGTTGGCCCCTCTGAAACCCTGACAGTGGGAGAAGAAATCGTTGTGGAAACTGGGGAAGGATACAGACTTGGAGAAATAACATCACTGGAACTTAAAAACGGGAAAAGGGTTGACGTTGCTGGTGTTGAAGACATTGAAACTGTGTGGTTGAGAGACGTTGGAGAGGTTAAAGTCAGATTCAGCCTCCACAAAGGCGCTGTAACAACAGCCTACGAAATATTCACTCCCGGAGAAGTGGAGTTCAGTGTTGGGGAGGTAATTCCCATCGAAGGAAGAAAATACAGAATAACAAGAATAAAGCTGATAAATGGTGGATTGCTAAGAAAGGACGGTAGAATTGCTAAAGCGAAAGAAATCAGAAGGATATATGCCCAGTTCATCCGCTAA